The DNA window TTCAAAAATAATCTGGTGGAGGATTTGAGATCCCTTATCAAAAATAATCTGGTGGAAGATTTGATATCCCTTATCAAAAATAATCTGGTGGAGGATTTGATATCCCTCATCAAAAATAATCTGTTGGAGGATTTGATATCACTTATCAAAAATAATCTGGTGGAGGATTTGATATCCCTTATCAAAAATAATCTGGTGGAGGATTTGATATCCCTTATAAAAAATAATCTGGTGGAGGATTTGATATCCCCTATCAAAAATAATCTGGATGATGATTTGACATCCCTTATCAAAAATAATCTGGTGGAGGATTTGACATCCCTTATCAAAAATAATCTGGTGGAGGATTTGATATCCCCTATCAAAATTAATCTGGTGCAGGATTTGACATCCCTTATCAAAAATAATCTGGTTGATGATTTGACATCCCTTATCAAAAATGATCTGGTTGATGATTTGACATCCCTTATCAAAAATAATCTGGTGGAGGATTTGACATCCCTTATCAAAAATAATTGGGTGGAGGATTTAACATTCCTTATCAAAAATAATCTGGTGGAGGATTTGATATCCCCTATCAAAAATAATCTGGTGGAGGATTTGACATACCTTATCAAAAATAATCTGGTTGATGATTTGACATCCCTTATCAAAAATGATCTGGTTGATGATTTGACATCCCTTATCAAAAATAATCTGGTGGAGGATTTGACATCCCTTATCAAAAATAATCTGGTGGAGGATTTAATATCCCCTATCAAAAATAATATGGTGGAGGATTTGACATCTCTTATCAAAAATAATCTGGTTGATGATTTGACATTCCTTATCAAAAAGGATCTGGTTGATTATTTGACATCCCTTATCAAAAATAATCTGGTGGAGGATTTGATATCCCTTATCAAAACTAATCTGGTGGAGGATATGATATCCCTTATCAAAAATAATCTGGTGGAGGGTTTGATATCCTTTATCAAAACTAATCTGGTGGAGGATATGATATCCCTTATCAAAAATAATCTGGTGGAGGATTTGACATCTCTTATCAAAAATAATCTGGTTGATGATTTGACATCCCTTATCAAAAAAGATCTGGTTGATGATTTGACATCCCTTATCAAAAATAATATGGTGGAGGATTTGACATCTCTTATCAAAAATAATCTGGTTGATGATTTGACATTCCTTATCAAAAAGGATCTGGTTGATGATTTGACATCCCTTATCAAAAATAATCTGGTGGAGGATTTGATATCCCTTATCAAAAAAGATCTGGTTGATGATTTGACATCCCTTATCAAAAATAATATGGTGGAGGATTTGACATCTCTTATCAAAAATAATCTGGTTGATGATTTGACATTCCTTATCAAAAAGGATCTGGTTGATGATTTGACATCCCTTATCAAAAATAATCTGGTGGAGGATTTGATATCCCTTATCAAAACTAATCTGGTGGAGGATATGATATCCCTTATCAAAAATAATCTGGTGGAGAATTTGACATCCCTTATCAAAAATAATCTGGTGGAGGATTTGACATCTCTTATCAAAAATAATCTGGTTGATGATTTGACATCCCATATCAAAAAGGATCTGGTTGATGATTTGACATCCCTTATAAAAAATAATCTGGTGGAGGATTTGATATCCCTTATCAAAACTAATCTGGTGGAGGATATGATATCCCTTATCAAAACTAATCTGGTGGAGGATTTGATATCCTTTATCAAAACTAATCTGGTGGAGGATATGATATCCCTTATCAAAAATAATCTGGTGGAGGATTTGACATCTCTTATCAAAAATAATCTGGTTGATGATTTGACATCCCTTATCAAAAAAGATCTGGTTGATGATTTGACATCCCTTATCAAAAATAATCTGGTGGAGGATATGACATCTCTTATCAAAAATAATCTGGTGGAGAATTTGATATGCCTTATCAAAACTAATCTGGTGGAGCATATGATATCCCTTATCAAAAATAATCTGGTGGAGGATTTGATATCCCTTATCAAAATAATCTAGCTACTATCGGCAGGGTTGGACATAATACTATCAGGA is part of the Palaemon carinicauda isolate YSFRI2023 chromosome 15, ASM3689809v2, whole genome shotgun sequence genome and encodes:
- the LOC137654195 gene encoding homeobox-like protein HDP1, encoding MVEDLTSLIKNNLVDDLTFLIKKDLVDYLTSLIKNNLVEDLISLIKTNLVEDMISLIKNNLVEGLISFIKTNLVEDMISLIKNNLVEDLTSLIKNNLVDDLTSLIKKDLVDDLTSLIKNNMVEDLTSLIKNNLVDDLTFLIKKDLVDDLTSLIKNNLVEDLISLIKKDLVDDLTSLIKNNMVEDLTSLIKNNLVDDLTFLIKKDLVDDLTSLIKNNLVEDLISLIKTNLVEDMISLIKNNLVENLTSLIKNNLVEDLTSLIKNNLVDDLTSHIKKDLVDDLTSLIKNNLVEDLISLIKTNLVEDMISLIKTNLVEDLISFIKTNLVEDMISLIKNNLVEDLTSLIKNNLVDDLTSLIKKDLVDDLTSLIKNNLVEDMTSLIKNNLVENLICLIKTNLVEHMISLIKNNLVEDLISLIKII